The Nitriliruptor alkaliphilus DSM 45188 genome includes a region encoding these proteins:
- a CDS encoding QsdR family transcriptional regulator — MSRHAITYEEAFEAARRRFLATSDLVMSRLQRDLNVSRATLYRVVGGRDRLLGDVLHDLGRRTLESAVREVDEEGTEGVERILEISRRFEGAISTFEPLQRFLTAHPQIALPILFTAEGRVHERMVDLWSELFTDAVAAGELDLPDGPRETAYLYVRVGESMLFSSLLAGVQPDAVAAEQVRRAVLGAR, encoded by the coding sequence ATGAGCCGCCACGCGATCACCTACGAGGAAGCGTTCGAGGCGGCGCGCCGCCGGTTCCTGGCCACCAGCGACCTGGTCATGAGCCGGTTGCAACGCGACCTCAACGTCAGCCGCGCCACCCTGTACCGCGTCGTCGGCGGACGCGACCGGCTGCTCGGCGACGTGCTGCACGACCTCGGCCGCCGGACCCTGGAGTCCGCCGTCCGCGAGGTCGACGAGGAGGGCACCGAAGGCGTCGAGCGCATCCTGGAGATCTCGCGCCGCTTCGAGGGCGCCATCTCCACGTTCGAGCCGCTCCAGCGCTTCCTGACCGCCCACCCGCAGATCGCCCTGCCGATCCTGTTCACCGCCGAGGGGCGCGTCCACGAGCGCATGGTCGACCTGTGGAGCGAGCTGTTCACCGACGCGGTCGCCGCCGGTGAACTCGACCTGCCCGACGGCCCGCGCGAGACCGCCTACCTCTACGTCCGGGTCGGTGAGTCGATGCTGTTCTCCAGCCTGCTGGCCGGTGTGCAACCCGACGCGGTCGCCGCCGAGCAGGTCCGCCGCGCGGTGCTCGGCGCCCGGTAG
- a CDS encoding NAD-dependent epimerase/dehydratase family protein, giving the protein MRVLVTGASGLIGRAFLASDEAADLDLVATDLSPRDADVAALDVRDPAACRRAVDGVDAVLHLAADPDPFADLVTSVLPVNVIGTYHVLAAAEAVSVPRFVWSSSIWAIAGYPEDHLVLETDAPRPGSHYGVGKAACEALCAAHATWSSTTSVSVRIGAYGPRPEPGDSDREQRAWLSVRDANRLLRLALSADIDGHEVVHGVSANDHPLVSLERTTSLLGYEPLDRGGVRR; this is encoded by the coding sequence ATGCGAGTGCTCGTCACCGGGGCCAGCGGACTGATCGGCCGCGCCTTCCTCGCCAGCGACGAGGCGGCCGACCTGGACCTCGTCGCCACGGACCTGTCGCCCCGCGACGCGGATGTGGCCGCCCTGGACGTCCGCGACCCCGCAGCGTGCCGTCGGGCCGTCGACGGGGTGGACGCCGTGTTGCACCTCGCCGCGGACCCGGACCCCTTCGCCGATCTGGTCACCTCGGTGCTGCCGGTGAACGTGATCGGCACCTACCACGTGCTCGCCGCGGCCGAAGCCGTCAGCGTCCCCCGGTTCGTCTGGTCGTCCAGCATCTGGGCGATCGCGGGCTACCCCGAGGACCACCTCGTGCTCGAGACCGATGCCCCACGCCCCGGCAGCCACTACGGCGTCGGCAAGGCGGCCTGCGAGGCGCTGTGCGCCGCGCACGCGACCTGGTCGTCCACCACCTCGGTGTCGGTACGGATCGGGGCGTACGGCCCCCGGCCCGAACCCGGCGACTCGGATCGCGAACAGCGCGCCTGGCTCAGCGTCCGCGACGCCAACCGGCTGCTGCGCCTCGCCCTGAGCGCAGACATCGACGGCCACGAGGTCGTCCATGGGGTCTCGGCCAACGACCACCCGCTGGTGTCCCTCGAACGGACCACCTCGCTGCTCGGGTACGAGCCGCTCGACCGCGGCGGGGTGCGCAGATGA
- a CDS encoding undecaprenyl-diphosphate phosphatase: MLASPVFLLIQAIVLGLLQGLTEFLPVSSSGHLQGVPYLLGWESGSLTFDVMVHGGTLIAVVAYFREDLWYLATRSVGRGVVEDGEQRRAQRVVLLLAIGTLPAAVIGVTFESTFEAAFASPRVVAGFLYVTALLLTSAELLRRRRAAASLGKPVAELVGAERDIDPGRREDTIGFRDVAVIGLAQALAIFPGVSRSGATIVAGMGLGLSRAAAARFSFLLSIPIVLGATVSRLPDLGTTDPGTLPFGPVEIAAGVIAAAVSGYWAIRFLLRLVQTDDLFGFARYVAVFATLLLAGTFMIG; this comes from the coding sequence GTGCTCGCCTCACCCGTGTTCCTGCTGATCCAGGCCATCGTGCTCGGCCTCCTCCAGGGGTTGACCGAGTTCCTCCCGGTGTCCTCCTCGGGGCACCTCCAGGGCGTGCCGTACCTGCTCGGGTGGGAATCGGGCTCGTTGACCTTCGACGTGATGGTCCACGGCGGCACGCTGATCGCCGTCGTCGCCTACTTCCGCGAGGACCTGTGGTACCTCGCCACCCGATCGGTCGGGCGCGGGGTCGTCGAGGACGGCGAGCAGCGGCGCGCGCAACGGGTCGTGCTGCTGCTGGCCATCGGCACCCTGCCCGCGGCCGTCATCGGCGTCACCTTCGAGTCCACCTTCGAGGCCGCCTTCGCATCCCCGCGGGTCGTCGCCGGGTTCCTCTACGTCACCGCCCTGTTGCTGACCAGCGCCGAGCTGCTGCGTCGGCGGCGTGCCGCTGCCTCGCTCGGCAAGCCCGTCGCCGAACTCGTGGGTGCGGAACGGGACATCGACCCCGGCCGACGCGAGGACACCATCGGCTTCCGCGACGTGGCCGTCATCGGCCTCGCGCAGGCCCTGGCGATCTTCCCGGGCGTGTCCCGGTCGGGCGCCACCATCGTGGCCGGCATGGGTCTCGGCCTGTCCCGCGCCGCCGCCGCCAGGTTCTCGTTCCTGCTGTCGATCCCGATCGTCCTCGGTGCGACCGTCTCCCGGCTGCCCGACCTCGGGACCACCGATCCGGGCACGTTGCCGTTCGGCCCGGTCGAGATCGCCGCGGGTGTCATCGCCGCGGCGGTCAGCGGCTACTGGGCGATCCGCTTCCTGCTCCGCCTGGTCCAGACCGACGACCTGTTCGGGTTCGCCCGGTACGTCGCCGTCTTCGCCACCCTGCTACTGGCCGGCACGTTCATGATCGGCTGA
- a CDS encoding SDR family oxidoreductase — protein sequence MRVLVTGATGYIGGRLVPELLARGHEVRCVARTPDKLDGRPWRDQVEVAECDVFDRPSLDAAVAGCDAVYFLIHSMDGEDAFAERDRQAAANVRDACAAAGVSRIVYLGGLGDEDDDLSEHLRSRHEVGAVLADGPVPVTELRAAIIIGSGSASFEMLRNLVEVLPVMTTPRWVGTRVQPIGVRDVLHYLCEVLEVDRTAGQVIGVGGPDVMSYQELMQVYAEISGLGRRLIVPVPVLTPGLSSLWIGLVTPLPPGLARPLVESLVNEVVVRGDTADRLMPHETLPFRETVRLALERVQDLDVATTWAGATRARRDGSPDPEDPQTSDPGWSGGTVFTDRRTARSAASPEQLFATVCEVGGDRGYGRRDWLLQVRGVADRMVGGVGLRRGRPHPSELAVGDQVDFWRVEAVDRPHLLRLRAEMKLPGDAWLEFRVRPAEDGRGSVLEQLTRFHPKGLSGRLYWGASLPLHRLGFASLADELAADAARGAASTAG from the coding sequence GTGCGCGTCCTGGTCACCGGAGCCACCGGCTACATCGGCGGTCGCCTGGTCCCCGAGCTGCTCGCTCGGGGGCACGAGGTGCGCTGCGTCGCGCGGACCCCGGACAAGCTCGACGGGCGCCCGTGGCGCGATCAGGTGGAAGTCGCCGAGTGCGACGTGTTCGACCGCCCGAGCCTCGACGCCGCGGTGGCCGGCTGTGATGCGGTGTACTTCCTGATCCACTCGATGGACGGCGAGGACGCCTTCGCCGAGCGCGACCGGCAGGCCGCGGCCAACGTGCGCGACGCGTGCGCCGCCGCCGGGGTGTCCCGTATCGTCTACCTCGGTGGGCTCGGGGACGAGGACGATGACCTCTCCGAGCACCTGCGGTCGCGCCACGAGGTCGGCGCGGTCCTCGCCGACGGGCCGGTCCCGGTCACCGAGCTGCGCGCGGCGATCATCATCGGCTCCGGCAGCGCCTCGTTCGAGATGCTGCGCAACCTCGTCGAGGTCCTACCGGTGATGACCACCCCGCGGTGGGTGGGGACCCGGGTGCAGCCGATCGGTGTGCGTGACGTCCTCCACTACCTGTGCGAGGTCCTGGAGGTCGATCGGACCGCCGGGCAGGTCATCGGCGTCGGTGGGCCGGACGTGATGAGCTACCAGGAGCTGATGCAGGTCTACGCCGAGATCTCGGGCCTCGGCCGGCGCCTGATCGTCCCCGTCCCGGTGCTCACCCCGGGCCTGTCGTCGCTCTGGATCGGGCTCGTCACGCCGCTGCCGCCCGGCCTGGCCCGGCCGCTGGTCGAGAGCCTGGTCAACGAGGTGGTGGTCCGAGGCGACACGGCCGACCGCCTGATGCCCCACGAGACCCTCCCGTTCCGCGAGACGGTGCGGTTGGCCCTGGAGCGCGTTCAGGACCTGGACGTGGCCACCACCTGGGCGGGCGCGACACGCGCCCGGCGCGACGGTTCGCCCGACCCGGAGGACCCGCAGACCAGCGATCCGGGCTGGTCGGGCGGGACGGTCTTCACCGACCGACGCACCGCCCGCAGCGCGGCGTCACCCGAGCAGCTGTTCGCCACGGTGTGCGAGGTCGGGGGCGATCGCGGGTACGGCCGCCGCGACTGGCTGCTGCAGGTCCGTGGGGTGGCCGACCGGATGGTCGGCGGGGTGGGCCTGCGCCGTGGCAGGCCGCACCCGTCGGAGCTGGCCGTCGGTGACCAGGTCGACTTCTGGCGGGTCGAGGCGGTCGATCGGCCGCACCTGTTGCGCCTGCGTGCGGAGATGAAGTTGCCGGGTGACGCGTGGCTCGAGTTCCGGGTGCGCCCGGCCGAGGACGGCCGCGGCAGCGTGCTCGAGCAGCTGACCCGCTTCCACCCCAAGGGGCTGTCGGGCCGGCTGTACTGGGGCGCGTCGCTGCCGCTCCACCGGCTCGGCTTCGCTTCGCTCGCTGACGAGTTGGCGGCCGACGCTGCCCGAGGGGCGGCGTCGACCGCGGGCTGA
- a CDS encoding SAF domain-containing protein yields MGGAPLVLPSWLDAISDRWWGLTPRVRTTVVAVLLLALAASSAVRVVSSPYGPPVPLLVAAEDLAPGTVLDDTVLRPARWPGELAPSGARTDPTGTLTAPLPAGAVLTDGHVTDRGLGGVVGPGMVAVPLPAELVPALEVGAAVQVIASAMDGAGLVLADQAEVLALDGTSMWLAVPAAAAADVAAAGLRGTIALAVVPAAARDGP; encoded by the coding sequence GTGGGCGGCGCCCCACTCGTCCTGCCGTCGTGGCTGGATGCGATCAGCGACCGCTGGTGGGGTCTGACACCACGGGTCCGGACCACCGTGGTGGCCGTCCTGCTCCTGGCGCTCGCCGCGTCGTCGGCCGTGCGGGTGGTCTCCTCCCCCTACGGCCCGCCGGTCCCGCTCCTGGTCGCCGCCGAGGACCTTGCTCCCGGCACCGTGCTCGACGACACGGTCCTGCGGCCGGCGCGGTGGCCGGGTGAGCTGGCCCCGTCCGGCGCACGGACCGACCCGACCGGGACGCTGACGGCTCCGCTGCCCGCCGGCGCGGTCCTGACCGACGGGCACGTCACCGACCGCGGCCTCGGCGGTGTGGTCGGACCGGGGATGGTCGCCGTGCCGCTGCCCGCCGAGCTCGTGCCCGCTCTGGAGGTCGGCGCCGCCGTCCAGGTGATCGCCAGCGCCATGGACGGTGCGGGGCTCGTGCTGGCCGACCAGGCCGAGGTGCTGGCCCTCGACGGCACCTCGATGTGGCTCGCGGTGCCGGCAGCAGCAGCCGCCGACGTCGCAGCCGCGGGCCTGCGCGGAACCATCGCGCTGGCGGTCGTCCCGGCGGCCGCACGCGACGGGCCGTGA
- a CDS encoding SWIM zinc finger family protein, producing MPRRRDPWADRFPPSSPPIPVEGGIRARSRRGAIGASWWSRRFLEVLESLGIGGRLDRGRTYARKGQVISLEVQPGAVTARVQGSRARPYDARIALDRLSEADWELAEEAMAERASFLAKLLAGEMPIDIEDAFEACSTGLFPSGAAELTTTCSCPDWANPCKHLAAMYYLLAEAFDEDPFLMLRWRGRDRDELLGHLRALRGTEQLARAEPYEDDPWTPIEQAVVLSIEERTEGFWSAGPELSDLRLTSVPPTVPDATVRSLAPLERTLDGRPLGDVLAAAYATMTKRAHTRLTGDSGSQAPS from the coding sequence ATGCCGCGGCGTCGTGACCCCTGGGCGGACCGCTTCCCGCCGTCGTCCCCACCGATCCCGGTCGAGGGGGGCATCCGTGCACGCAGCCGTCGCGGTGCGATCGGCGCCAGCTGGTGGTCGCGACGGTTCCTGGAGGTCCTCGAGTCGCTCGGCATCGGCGGACGGCTCGACCGTGGACGGACCTACGCCCGCAAGGGCCAGGTCATCTCCCTCGAGGTCCAGCCTGGGGCCGTCACCGCGCGGGTCCAAGGTTCGCGGGCACGGCCGTACGACGCCCGGATCGCGCTGGACCGGCTGTCCGAAGCCGACTGGGAGCTGGCCGAGGAGGCGATGGCGGAGCGGGCCTCCTTCCTCGCCAAGCTGCTGGCGGGGGAGATGCCGATCGACATCGAGGACGCGTTCGAAGCATGCTCGACCGGGCTGTTCCCATCCGGCGCCGCCGAGCTCACCACCACGTGTTCGTGTCCCGACTGGGCCAACCCGTGCAAGCACCTGGCCGCGATGTACTACCTGCTGGCCGAAGCGTTCGACGAGGACCCGTTCCTGATGCTGCGGTGGCGGGGCCGCGACCGTGACGAGCTGCTCGGCCACCTCCGGGCGCTCCGCGGCACCGAGCAGCTTGCCCGGGCCGAGCCGTACGAGGACGATCCGTGGACGCCGATCGAACAGGCCGTGGTCCTCTCGATCGAGGAGCGGACGGAGGGCTTCTGGTCCGCCGGTCCGGAGTTGTCCGACCTTCGGCTGACGTCAGTTCCACCGACGGTCCCCGACGCGACCGTGCGGAGCCTGGCACCCCTGGAGCGGACCCTCGACGGCCGACCGCTCGGCGACGTCCTCGCCGCGGCGTACGCCACGATGACGAAGCGGGCACACACCCGGCTCACCGGCGACAGCGGGAGCCAGGCGCCGTCCTGA
- a CDS encoding DEAD/DEAH box helicase, producing MTVLHAVWSDGHLLLWGERPLTGGRLPQPRGRAPVDGRARRHPYAVRRSELLDAAGHLTGLEHLDALRVTETEIVLPTSATSPLPSPGLPGASDVGEDARSLRSWRVDAIEVAGADALDLLLAIPTDPPPDARPGASLHAAATVASLALELAARGRVVPGLVQRAGRYEGRWLPVVGPAERRRLAALVPALPPALLAAAGETERPAGTVLREVVEQLVDAACRCALTDQHAGTPARRPGGEAAWVRALTDDDPVVDHADVDELRQLAEEVAAWHQSGQQAAALRAAFRLSPPSDSTEDADEGQVEAPEGWRLELALQAADDPSLIVLAADLWRSPTTQGFLDRTLESPEERLLGDLGRAARLYPALDRALGAARPEALELDLDEVIAFVGETAGLLEQAGFGVLVPEELRHPTRLGARLRTSSRSTGSQPADGSGLLGYEGIVDYRWEVAIGDQSLTEQELAELARLKAPLVRLRGRWVHLGEEDLAAAVRLLAEQPGGEMTVAEAARLGLGVAEADTDLDFAGVAADGPLGALLEGDADPQLEALPTPDRLEGQLRPYQERGLAWLAFLESVGLGGCLADDMGLGKSIQLLALLLHERSGITRRSKRWPAPTLLICPMSIVGNWQREAARFAPSLRVLVHHGPDRVRGEDLAAEARRADLVLTTYHLAARDQTDLTTTAWRRIALDEAQNIKNPAARQSRAIRALDAPSRLALTGTPVENRLTELWSIMDFCNPGLLGNQKVFRERFAVPIEKLHDDDAAERLRRITQPFVLRRTKTDRSIITDLPDKLEFDEACRLTREQGSLYAAVVEDMLQRIEETEGIERRGLVLQTMLRLKQVCNHPAHLLGDGSPLPGRSGKLDRLEEVVDEVLASGEKVLVFTQFARWGGRMQRHLRERLGRDVLFLHGGMSKAERDRTVAAFQADGGPSVFLLSLKAGGVGLNLTAASHVVHFDRWWNPAVEDQATDRAFRIGQRRDVVVRKLVCAGTLEERIAALIEHKKDLAERVVGAGESWLTELSTDELREVIALGSDAVVEDEEVRDAAAS from the coding sequence GTGACGGTCCTGCACGCGGTCTGGAGCGATGGTCACCTCCTCCTTTGGGGTGAGCGGCCGTTGACCGGTGGGCGGCTCCCCCAGCCGCGCGGACGAGCGCCGGTCGACGGCCGGGCACGACGACACCCGTACGCGGTCCGCAGGTCCGAGCTGCTCGACGCCGCGGGCCACCTCACCGGCCTCGAACACCTCGACGCGCTCCGGGTCACCGAGACCGAGATCGTGCTACCGACCAGCGCGACCTCGCCCCTGCCGTCACCGGGCCTGCCCGGCGCGAGCGATGTCGGCGAGGACGCACGGAGCCTCCGCTCGTGGCGGGTCGACGCCATCGAGGTCGCCGGCGCCGACGCCCTCGATCTGCTCCTCGCGATCCCGACCGACCCGCCGCCTGACGCGCGTCCCGGCGCTTCCCTCCACGCGGCGGCCACGGTGGCCTCGCTCGCGTTGGAGCTCGCCGCGCGTGGCCGTGTGGTCCCGGGGCTCGTGCAACGCGCCGGTCGCTACGAGGGGCGGTGGCTGCCCGTGGTCGGCCCCGCCGAACGCCGCCGGCTCGCGGCGCTCGTCCCAGCCCTGCCACCCGCGCTGCTGGCCGCTGCCGGCGAGACCGAGCGCCCGGCCGGGACGGTCCTGCGCGAGGTGGTCGAGCAGCTCGTCGACGCCGCCTGCCGGTGCGCCCTCACCGACCAGCACGCCGGCACCCCGGCGCGACGACCGGGGGGTGAGGCGGCGTGGGTCCGCGCGCTGACCGACGACGATCCCGTGGTCGATCACGCCGACGTCGACGAGCTGCGGCAGCTGGCCGAGGAGGTGGCGGCCTGGCACCAGTCCGGGCAGCAGGCGGCTGCGCTCCGGGCTGCCTTCCGGCTGAGCCCACCCTCCGACAGCACCGAGGATGCCGACGAGGGGCAGGTCGAGGCCCCGGAGGGCTGGCGGCTCGAACTCGCCCTCCAGGCAGCCGACGACCCCAGCCTGATCGTGCTGGCCGCGGACCTGTGGCGTTCGCCGACGACCCAGGGCTTCCTCGACCGGACCCTCGAGTCCCCCGAGGAGCGGCTGCTCGGCGACCTCGGGCGGGCGGCCCGCCTCTACCCGGCGCTCGACCGGGCACTCGGCGCGGCCCGGCCCGAGGCGCTCGAGCTGGACCTCGACGAGGTGATCGCCTTCGTCGGCGAGACGGCCGGGCTGCTCGAGCAGGCGGGCTTCGGCGTGCTCGTCCCCGAGGAGCTGCGGCACCCGACGCGTCTCGGTGCACGCCTGCGGACCTCGTCCCGGTCGACCGGTTCGCAGCCGGCTGACGGCTCCGGGCTGCTCGGCTACGAGGGGATCGTCGACTACCGCTGGGAGGTCGCGATCGGCGACCAGAGCCTGACCGAGCAGGAGCTGGCGGAGCTGGCGCGCCTCAAGGCGCCGCTGGTGCGTCTGCGTGGCCGCTGGGTCCACCTCGGCGAGGAGGATCTCGCCGCTGCTGTGCGCCTCCTCGCCGAGCAGCCGGGCGGTGAGATGACGGTCGCCGAGGCGGCACGGCTCGGTCTCGGTGTCGCCGAGGCGGACACCGACCTCGACTTCGCCGGCGTCGCGGCCGACGGACCGCTCGGTGCACTCCTCGAGGGCGATGCGGACCCGCAGCTCGAAGCGTTGCCCACCCCCGACAGGCTGGAGGGTCAGCTGCGCCCCTACCAGGAGCGCGGCCTGGCCTGGCTGGCCTTCCTCGAGAGCGTCGGCCTCGGCGGCTGCCTCGCCGACGACATGGGCCTCGGCAAGTCCATCCAGCTGCTCGCCCTCCTCCTCCACGAACGCAGCGGCATCACCCGACGTTCGAAGCGGTGGCCGGCGCCGACGCTGCTGATCTGTCCGATGTCGATCGTCGGGAACTGGCAGCGCGAAGCGGCGAGGTTCGCCCCGTCCCTACGCGTCCTGGTGCACCACGGCCCCGATCGGGTGCGTGGCGAGGACCTGGCCGCCGAGGCGCGCCGCGCGGACCTGGTCCTGACCACCTACCACCTCGCCGCCCGCGACCAGACGGACCTCACCACGACCGCCTGGCGCCGGATCGCGCTCGACGAGGCGCAGAACATCAAGAACCCCGCGGCGCGCCAGAGCCGCGCGATCCGGGCGCTCGACGCCCCGAGCCGCCTCGCGCTGACCGGCACACCGGTCGAGAACCGCCTCACCGAGCTGTGGTCGATCATGGACTTCTGCAACCCCGGGCTGCTCGGGAACCAGAAGGTGTTCCGCGAGCGGTTCGCGGTCCCCATCGAGAAGCTGCACGACGACGACGCCGCGGAGCGTCTGCGCCGGATCACCCAGCCGTTCGTGCTCCGGCGGACCAAGACCGACCGGTCGATCATCACCGACCTGCCGGACAAGCTCGAGTTCGACGAGGCGTGCCGCCTGACCCGCGAGCAGGGCAGCCTCTACGCCGCGGTCGTCGAGGACATGCTCCAGCGCATCGAGGAGACCGAGGGGATCGAGCGGCGCGGGTTGGTGCTGCAGACGATGCTGCGGCTCAAGCAGGTCTGCAACCACCCGGCCCACCTGCTCGGCGACGGCTCGCCCCTCCCGGGCCGGTCCGGCAAGCTCGACCGGCTCGAGGAGGTGGTCGACGAGGTCCTCGCCTCGGGGGAGAAGGTGCTGGTGTTCACCCAGTTCGCGCGGTGGGGTGGACGGATGCAGCGTCACCTGCGCGAGCGGCTCGGCCGTGACGTGCTGTTCCTCCACGGTGGGATGAGCAAGGCCGAGCGCGACCGGACCGTCGCCGCCTTCCAGGCCGACGGGGGTCCGAGCGTGTTCCTGCTGTCGCTCAAGGCCGGCGGTGTCGGCCTGAACCTCACCGCGGCCAGCCACGTCGTCCACTTCGACCGGTGGTGGAACCCGGCCGTCGAGGACCAGGCCACAGATCGGGCGTTCCGTATCGGCCAGCGCCGTGACGTGGTGGTGCGCAAGCTGGTGTGTGCCGGGACGCTGGAGGAGCGCATCGCGGCGCTGATCGAGCACAAGAAGGACCTGGCCGAGCGCGTCGTCGGCGCCGGCGAGAGCTGGCTCACCGAGCTGTCCACCGACGAACTGCGCGAGGTGATCGCCCTCGGGTCGGACGCGGTCGTCGAGGACGAGGAGGTGCGCGATGCCGCGGCGTCGTGA
- a CDS encoding FmdB family zinc ribbon protein: MPTYEYACRSCGQHLEVVQSFKDDALTECPSCEGQLRKVFSAAGIIFKGSGWHVKDYAGSSKGASTTSSGSSDSGTSDSRTSGSSDSGTSDTSSSDSSSSSTAATSASSSSTTSDAKSA; this comes from the coding sequence GTGCCCACCTACGAGTACGCGTGCCGCAGCTGTGGTCAGCACCTCGAGGTCGTGCAGTCGTTCAAGGACGACGCGCTGACCGAGTGCCCGAGCTGCGAGGGTCAGCTGCGCAAGGTCTTCAGCGCGGCCGGGATCATCTTCAAGGGCTCCGGCTGGCACGTGAAGGACTACGCCGGCAGCTCGAAGGGCGCCAGCACCACCTCCTCGGGCTCGTCCGACAGCGGCACGTCCGACAGCCGCACGTCCGGGTCCTCCGACAGCGGGACGTCCGACACCAGCTCGTCCGACTCGAGCTCGTCCTCCACCGCCGCCACGTCCGCGTCGTCCTCGAGCACCACTTCGGACGCCAAGAGCGCCTGA
- a CDS encoding 5-formyltetrahydrofolate cyclo-ligase: MEAQGGPHAGGADGDVALTRARKSALRRAIRLARDQLSATDRAVASAAAEERLWRLPELRSVRTVGLYAAHRGEVDLTGFADRVRAAGARTLLPRVVGDDLDLVASTSTSPLVAGFRGIAEPTGPSVDPEQLDVIVVPGVAFDPNGGRLGQGGGHYDRLLARLQPHTVRIGVSFACQLVPSVPREDHDLPLDLVVTDRGTYRTGARPVEEG; this comes from the coding sequence GTGGAGGCGCAGGGCGGGCCGCACGCAGGTGGCGCCGACGGCGACGTCGCGCTGACCCGTGCGCGCAAGTCGGCGCTCCGCCGGGCGATCCGCCTGGCCCGCGACCAGCTCTCGGCCACCGACCGTGCGGTGGCGTCCGCCGCCGCCGAGGAACGACTCTGGCGCCTCCCCGAGCTGCGATCGGTCAGGACGGTCGGCCTCTACGCCGCCCACCGGGGCGAGGTCGACCTCACGGGCTTCGCGGACCGCGTGCGCGCCGCCGGGGCGCGGACCCTACTGCCCCGGGTCGTGGGTGACGACCTCGATCTGGTCGCCAGCACGTCGACCTCGCCCCTCGTGGCGGGCTTCCGGGGGATCGCCGAACCCACGGGACCCTCGGTCGACCCCGAACAGCTCGACGTGATCGTGGTCCCCGGCGTCGCGTTCGACCCCAACGGTGGCCGGCTCGGCCAGGGCGGCGGCCACTACGACCGGCTGCTGGCCCGCCTGCAGCCGCACACCGTCCGTATCGGCGTGAGCTTCGCCTGCCAGCTCGTGCCGAGCGTCCCCCGCGAGGACCACGACCTCCCCCTGGACCTGGTGGTCACCGACCGCGGCACCTACCGGACCGGGGCACGCCCCGTCGAGGAAGGTTGA
- the galU gene encoding UTP--glucose-1-phosphate uridylyltransferase GalU: MVSKAVLPVAGLGTRFLPATKAVPKELLPVVDRPAIQYIVEECARAGLDDVLLVTASGKSTIEDHFDRLLDLEAALEDKGKTDDLAAVRDLADLVSIHSVRQGEALGLGHAVLQAEHHVGDESFVVCLGDDIVDPRTPFLERMIAAHHRTGVAVVALMEVPEDQVHLYGVADVTPGDEPGEYRISELVEKPPVDEAPSNLIVVGRYVLPGSIFPVLHDTPPGRGGEIQLTDALQTLAADEPIVGIVLDAPRHDTGDKLGFLKATVELAAIREDLGPDFVAWLREWLETQP; encoded by the coding sequence GTGGTCAGCAAGGCCGTCCTGCCCGTCGCCGGCCTCGGGACCCGGTTCCTGCCGGCCACCAAGGCCGTCCCGAAGGAGCTGCTGCCGGTGGTCGACCGACCGGCCATCCAGTACATCGTCGAGGAGTGCGCCCGGGCCGGGCTCGACGACGTGCTGCTGGTGACGGCCTCCGGCAAGAGCACCATCGAGGACCACTTCGACCGGCTGCTCGACCTCGAGGCCGCGCTCGAGGACAAGGGCAAGACCGACGACCTCGCGGCGGTCCGTGACCTGGCCGACCTGGTCAGCATCCACAGCGTGCGGCAGGGGGAGGCGCTCGGCCTCGGGCACGCGGTCCTCCAGGCCGAACACCACGTGGGCGACGAGAGCTTCGTGGTCTGCCTGGGCGACGACATCGTCGACCCGCGCACGCCCTTCCTCGAGCGCATGATCGCCGCCCACCACCGCACCGGGGTCGCCGTCGTCGCGTTGATGGAGGTGCCCGAGGACCAGGTGCACCTCTACGGGGTCGCGGACGTCACACCGGGGGACGAGCCCGGCGAGTACCGCATCTCGGAGCTGGTCGAGAAGCCGCCGGTCGACGAGGCGCCGTCCAACCTCATCGTCGTCGGGCGCTACGTGCTGCCCGGCAGCATCTTCCCGGTCCTGCACGACACCCCGCCCGGCCGCGGCGGCGAGATCCAGTTGACCGATGCGCTCCAGACCTTGGCCGCCGACGAGCCAATCGTCGGTATCGTGCTCGACGCACCGAGGCACGACACCGGGGACAAGCTGGGCTTCCTCAAGGCGACCGTGGAGCTCGCGGCCATCCGTGAGGACCTCGGCCCCGACTTCGTCGCCTGGCTGCGCGAGTGGCTCGAGACGCAGCCGTGA